One part of the Aquila chrysaetos chrysaetos chromosome 26, bAquChr1.4, whole genome shotgun sequence genome encodes these proteins:
- the LOC115336246 gene encoding glioma pathogenesis-related protein 1-like: MKITFFFAALFLLDLFTCCHAYPQSPLPDIDDAKFIEDCVRAHNTFRSKVKPPASNMLRMSWDAALAKTAKAWAKKCKFKHNIYLKVPRKVHPTFTPVGENIWTGTATIFSVDRALDDWFNEVSSYDFNTNSCTGMCGHYTQVVWAESYKVGCAVHFCDTVENFPGLFKAAHFVCDYGPAGNYPRKPYKAGEACSGCSNEKCVDKLCENTEREKLLDYTYWYPDWDTQPQPPRPRPPKPPAPPHVPPAEHPRPSCDRYCLTVSILRPLLLVLSAGAVLLVQQRYPHTFFYE, from the exons atgaaaatcacatttttctttgctgcgTTGTTCTTACTGGATCTCTTCACTTGCTGTCATGCTTATCCGCAATCTCCCTTGCCTGACATAGATGATGCAAAGTTCATTGAAGACTGTGTGAGAGCTCACAACACATTTCGATCCAAAGTGAAGCCACCAGCCAGCAACATGCTTCGCATG TCCTGGGATGCTGCTTTAGCTAAGACTGCCAAAGCATGGGCAAAAAAGTGCAAGTTTAAGCACAATATCTACCTTAAAGTTCCAAGGAAGGTGCACCCCACCTTTACTCCTGTTGGAGAAAACATCTGGACTGGCACAGCCACCATCTTCTCTGTGGATAGAGCTCTCGATGACTGGTTTAATGAAGTCAGCAGCTATGATTTCAACACCAATAGCTGTACTGGCATGTGTGGTCACTACACCCAG GTCGTTTGGGCAGAGAGTTACAAAGTTGGCTGCGCCGTTCATTTCTGCGATACAGTTGAAAATTTTCCCGGacttttcaaagcagcacattttGTTTGTGACTATGGGCCAGC GGGGAATTACCCAAGAAAACCATATAAAGCAGGAGAAGCATGCAGTGGGTGCAGTAATGAGAAGTGCGTGGACAAGCTCTGTG aaaatacagaacgCGAGAAGCTGCTAG ATTATACCTACTGGTACCCGGACTGGGATACACAGCCCCAGCCGCCGCGGCCCCGTCCCCCCAAGCCTCCCGCGCCGCCGCACGTCCCACCCGCCGAGCACCCGCGTCCCTCTTGTGACCGATACTGCCTTACCGTTTCAATTTTAAGGCCACTGCTTCTGGTACTGAGCGCTGGTGCTGTTCTTTTAGTACAACAGCGGTAtccacacacttttttttatgaGTAA